The nucleotide sequence CCCCTGAATCCCCCGTGGCGGCCGGACCGGCGGCGGAGCAACTGTTCGCGGCCGTGGCGGCCGCGCTGGTCGAGCACCGCATCCAGCCGGTGCAGGAAAAAATCTACGGCCTGACCGCCGTGCGCGAGGAAGTGCTGCGCCAGCGGGACAGCATCTACCGGCTGCGCGGCCTTGACCGCACGATGCCGGTCACCTGGATCGAAGGCACCCCGCTCCATGCGGGTGGCTTTGCCGGGGTGCAGATCTGGGGCGTGGCCTCCCGCGATGGGCAGGCCTGTGTCAGCACGGTCGAGAATGACGTGACGGGTCGGGCCCGGCTGTGGACGGGCGCCGGCTTTCGCATGCTGCACCTGCCCGCGGTCCGCGGCACGCGGCCGGGCGGCGCGCTCGCTCCGTCGCGGTTGGAGCAGGCTGCGCAGATGTTTGCCAATGTTGGCGCCGGGCTGGCCGCCCATGGCATGAAATACACGCAGGTGAAACGCACGTGGATCTACCTGGCGCAGCTGCTGGAGTGGTACCTCGACATGAATCGCGTGCGGACCGACCATTACCGCCGGCACGGCCTCGGGTGGAAGGCGGGCCGGACTTTCCGGCCAGCACCGGCATCATGGGCCGGAGCGATGGGGAAGAATGTGTGATGGACGTGCTCGCCGTGGAGAATCTCCTCCCGGGCGCCGTGGTGACCACCGCCCTGAACCGCAGCGCGAAGCAGCATTCCTCCTTCAACTACGGCTCGTCCTTCTCGCGGGCGATGGCCTTCGAAATCGAGGGTCGGCAGACCATCCATGTTTCCGGCACCGCCAGCATCAACACGGCGGGCCTCAGCACGCATATCGGCGATGCCGAGCACCAGTGCATCGA is from Lacunisphaera limnophila and encodes:
- a CDS encoding Rid family hydrolase, encoding MDVLAVENLLPGAVVTTALNRSAKQHSSFNYGSSFSRAMAFEIEGRQTIHVSGTASINTAGLSTHIGDAEHQCIDTLLSISALLAEQGGGLGHITSATLFCKDRAAWEAWERTTQLLGLPKIPKICLLADVCRDDLLVEMEAVAVI